GTCAATATGGAAAAGAACATGCAGGGTGCTGATTTCGTGATTACAGGTGAAGGAAAGCTGGACGGACAAACATCGATGGGAAAAGCTCCCCTTGGCGTAGCGCAGCTTGCCCAAAAGCATAAGATCCCTGTTCTTGCACTTGCAGGCGGTGTTAATGAAGAAACAGCAGTATTAAATAAACTTGGCGTCACTTCTTATTTTTCCATTGTGAATGCACCGATGACGCTGGAAGAAGCAATGGATTCAAAAGTGGCGTTCAACAATTTAAAATCAACGACCAATCAATTATTCAGGCTGCTTCAAGCAGTTCGAACAGAAGTGAAAATGTAACCGGTTAAAGTTTCGGGAAGGGTGATCATGAAATGAAATATTTTGCGGTTTTTTTGCCTATGTTGAATGAGGAAAAGAGTCAGGAATATCGCGCGCAGCACCTTAACTTTTTAGAAGAAAGACGTCGGGAGGGCAAAATATTTGCCAATGGCCGATTTGCTGACGGTGCCGGGGGATTGGTCATTTATCGAGCCGGCTCACTAGAAGAAGTGGAACAAATCGTGAAACAAGACCCGTATGTGATTCAAGGAGCAAGAGGGTTTGACATTCACGAATGGGAAATGGTCAGCGACGCACTGCTTCCTTACTGAGGTGAAAAGTCTGTATAAAGGAAGCACTTTTAATAGAAAATTCTCAAGTGAAAAAAAAGCCTCGACGAATGTAAAAATATTCGTTGAGGCCTTTTTTATTGGGCTTTGTTAAACACTATTCTGGATCTTCTTGTTAAATGAACGGGACAGTTTGGCTTAATCATGTA
The genomic region above belongs to Domibacillus sp. DTU_2020_1001157_1_SI_ALB_TIR_016 and contains:
- a CDS encoding YciI family protein, with protein sequence MKYFAVFLPMLNEEKSQEYRAQHLNFLEERRREGKIFANGRFADGAGGLVIYRAGSLEEVEQIVKQDPYVIQGARGFDIHEWEMVSDALLPY